In the genome of Arachis stenosperma cultivar V10309 chromosome 6, arast.V10309.gnm1.PFL2, whole genome shotgun sequence, the window ATACTACTTGAAACATGTAAATTCCAATTGATGAATTTTATATAAGTGAATTGTCTCAGTTGCCAAACAAAATCAATCCATCTAACCGACAAATCTTAATATTGCGAGGAAACTGCGTTGTAGATATCAACCAAATACCAATGAGAACCCTGAATAATTTTGTAGCAAGAGCCAACCAACATACACCTAGAGAAGCTAAACCCCAATAAGCATTCTCTAATAGTACAATAAACGCATGAACCTCGTTCTACCAAAATCAATGTTACTACTGAACACAGAGTATGTCTACACAACAATAACCAGGCGGAAAAGCAGTACCACATTACCAGTTTCGGATAACAAAATATTGCATTGAAGTCCTGACAAAACTAATTTACCAGGTAACTGAATTCATCAACCATACTGCATGTCCCATTCTAACCCTACCGTTTATTCAACATACTTACCTACCTTGGCCTCCCCATGCATTATACTTTTCTCCATCAAGCTGGACCCTGAAAATTTTTGGAGTGACATTAAGGTTTACGcaagaaaaaaagaatttgCAGTATCCACTATAGCAAACAGCTTGGTCAACCGAATATAGCACACCGAGTACAGAAGACTAATATATAcaagaataattaaatatactCAGACTCCGGGTCAAGATTCATATCTGAGGTATGAGGTTCAAAATAATACTACAAGGAGTTACCCAACTGTACAATTAAGAAAGGAACCCACTAATGAAGGCCAATAAACTAAAATTCAAGTTTTTAGCAGGTTTGCAAGACCAATCAATTGAACAACTCACCACTTCATTCACATATAACATTTTAATATCTGTTGAAAGCTTTTGTAAAATCTCCACCACGCCTCTGAAATTCACCAAAATTATCATGAGGCCTGGTAGGATAAGTCTCCATGTCTGAGAACCTGTTCCTCGATTCCAAGGGTAAGTTGGGCCCAGCATAGTGAGGATTGACAGCAGAACCATCATATTCGGTGAAATTCTGCTGCTTATAACTGCCAAAACCAGAGGGGATTTGTTGGATTGTGTGCTGTTGATGCCTCTGGGCTTCAAGCTGAAGAAACTCTTCCCATTGTTTAGCATGTGAGACCCTTAACATAGCAACTTTGTTCATGTAGTTCTCCCTCAAGTCTCGAACAGCCTTTCCAGCAGTAAACATAATATTAGCATCATAAAGTAGCAGTAGGTAAACATCAGACCagtattttgataaatataaaacTCATTTTGGAAATAGAGCTCTAGTGGATAAGACAACAGATAATTACAAGCTTAACTACAACATCTGCTGGTTTTTCTTTTCCTCGGTAAAAAATCCAATATATAAAATATCAGAAAAACTTGCAATAAAAGCCAAGGTGcttgattatattatttttactgaaaattagaaaatcataataAGGAACAAGACTAGATTTGCATTCAGTTAAAGTGATTCCTGACAAACACATTTTTAAGTATGACTGTTCAAGTATTCGCAGCATCATATACAAACAAATTAGCAAACAAGTAATCATACATTTGATAGAACCAGCCTGGCTTATGCAAGAATGACCGATTGTTAATTATGACTCAAGCTGTGGTAAAAACATGAATGATAAATGATCATACCTCACGATGCTTGAaattttcttcatcttcttccctGTCACGGTTTTTCATTAGCTCAGTTGCCTCTTTCTTATACTCCAATTCTAATTCTTCTAAAGTCTTGGGGGAAGTGCTATAATCAAACTGATGACTGGGTTGGATCCCTGCAGATTCTCTTCTGTGAGAATCCCACCCATCATTCCTATAAGATCCTATGTTCTGGTTGCGGCCATCAATTGAATTATATGAGTTCCCTGTGTAAGGAGGCTGTCTTGGAGATCTTGAATGGCTTGACCGACCTCTTGCTCCACTATTACCATAAGCTTCACGAAATGAAGAGTATGTTAAGCACTTGATTCAGGATGCCAACATAGATGGTTTGCTTTAATTCAACAAATTGCACTTGATTCAAGATGCTAACATAGCTTTAATGCAAaaattatctttatattcgCATAGTGAAACCATGGGAGCCAATCCTTTCAGTAAATATGTTCGTAATGGAGGCAACCCTTCAGGACGGTGATAATGCTTGAAAGCTAAGAACTTACCTCTTGCTGCAAGTAAATTACAAGCAATAGCAACATCATTACAATGCTGGCCATTTCTGTGCAAAGTTTACTCAAAATAATAGAATTGTACAGAATCCTAACAAGCTACGAACATGAGATTACCAGCTTTCTAAGGATGCCGTAAACATATCCTATGCTGTCCCTACCTTGTGGTGAACCTCTTGCAAACTTTTGCATGTCCTCTCGCACGCGATCTTCAACAGCTCTCTCTTGCCTACCAAACCTTTGTTGAAACTGAGATGCATTTCGCGGTCCAGAATGAGACCTCTGGGGCTCAGATCGTTGAAACCGAGCACCAACAGGACTTTGCTCAGGAGACCTTGACCTGGCCATGTGGGAACTAGAAGTTCCTCTTTGTTCACCCTCCTCTCTAATCTTGTGCACCGCATCAACACCTTTTGCCAAAATTAATCTATCCTTACCACTGACAATAATAAATTTCTCATCCATCTTAATTTTGCAGCCAATATCCCTTTCAATCTTGTTTAGAACTTTCTCTGTGAAAAGCGCTCTTACATTTTTATCCCTTGCGGGTATCCTTTCAAAGAAATCTTGAGACTTGCGGTTTGCTCCAAGAGTAGTCGGACAACCCTATGTTATCAATAAAAATGATATTCAACCAAAATAATTATGAGATGTTAATGATATTATACTCAACTAGCAACACCTTATATATCATCAATAGAATTCACAATACAGCGGTTACAACTCGTAACAAAAGCCGCagtaggagctgtgatagatacCTGAGTGAAATGCCCTGATTCTCCACAAAGTTTGCAGATCAtttcctcttctttccttttcttccaattcctctCAGTAGCCTTTGACTTAGCCTCCCAAACCTTAGCCTCTCGGCTGGTGAAATCGGTTGGAACAGCATTAGGGTCCCGTGGCTCCTCCTCTTCATCTGAACCAGCATGAGAccttttgtttgatttttccCTATCTTGCGTATTCGTAGGAGCAGATCCCAGAGGGCCAGTGTACTCCTTGTAAAGATCACGCAAATCGTCGTCAATATCAGGATCAGCTCTATTTGCCATTACAAGGCCTTATCTATATTGAACTCCTGCATTCCCACACAAAACACAGCAATACTGAAATTCGCAtcgtttaattaaaaaaatagataaatcaTGGCTTAATTATTTCTTACGAAGAACACAATAACCGATAATATTTTTCAGAAAACATAATAATCTCAACCGAAGCCTTAGAAAACCTATCAATTACATCAAATTCTAACTACTtcttaacaacaacaacaacaacaacataaaGGAGAAAGTGAAATTGGAACCTGGTGGCCGCTAGAGAGAGTGGCTTCCGCCCGTGGTTTGGAGTTTGGTCGCCACCTATGTGGATTGTGGAGAAAGAAGACtcagagaaaagaaaagagctaTGAGATGAGATTATCGAAAATGCATGAAACGAAAGGTAAGAGATGGTGGTAGCCGGTGCGTGTGCTAGAGATGATTTGATTTGAGAAAGAGCAGAACGAGAAAGACATGAGCTGTGAGAGTGAAACCCTATGTCTCCTTAGGGGTGCGGCCCAAGGCTCTCAGTCTCAGCCCATCTCGCTTTTTTCTTGCTTAATTCTACGTTCGCCCTTCAAGTCTATGTTATGTTCCCGTTAGCCCGTAAAAGCGTAAACTTTACAAAATGCAAATCAAATCCTATAAAATATGATATTTCGAAAACGGTTTCGAGAGTCGAGACAACAGAAAATCTGAACCACGTAAATAATGGATTAattcttttactttattttttcaGATTTTAACCATCTACCACTGCTATTGATTtcgaaattttaaattttaaatggttaatttttaaattatctaattaaaaatatgaattttaattCCGTTGTCGGTTCCTTCTTCAACAATTAGTCTCAACTTTGCCGAATTTTTTTTCCATCAAGTcttcaatttttaataaaaataattatttacataactaataaaataaacattcacatccaaaaaaaaggaaaaaagagaagaaccaCAGCAATGGAGAGAGGACGGCAACAAGACAGCAACAGCCCCGCATAAAGATTACGAGATAACAGTAGCAACGCTACATATACAACTCCAAACACATTAATGAGAGTGTTTGGTGAAGCAACTATGGCGATGACAATGAGTAATGATCGTGGATGTGAAAGGAACTGCTGCGAAAGCGTGATTATGGTAGAATTAGGAATAACTATACGCAATATGAATATGTTTAggtgttaattttaattttttaaattttaagatatgttaataattatttaattaattagaaatttaaatttaaatttaaattttattttttttctttaaagagTTATTCATATTATTCGCTATATGTATTGTTTACTTATATTTTCTCTTCAAGAAATTATACCATTTTCATctcaaatattaaattataaaataatccAATTATAATTAAGATAATGACCAATTAAAATGTGACACATCATGAATGTTATTTTTGAGAAAGTTAAAGTAGAATTTACCAA includes:
- the LOC130935990 gene encoding uncharacterized protein LOC130935990, translated to MANRADPDIDDDLRDLYKEYTGPLGSAPTNTQDREKSNKRSHAGSDEEEEPRDPNAVPTDFTSREAKVWEAKSKATERNWKKRKEEEMICKLCGESGHFTQGCPTTLGANRKSQDFFERIPARDKNVRALFTEKVLNKIERDIGCKIKMDEKFIIVSGKDRLILAKGVDAVHKIREEGEQRGTSSSHMARSRSPEQSPVGARFQRSEPQRSHSGPRNASQFQQRFGRQERAVEDRVREDMQKFARGSPQAYGNSGARGRSSHSRSPRQPPYTGNSYNSIDGRNQNIGSYRNDGWDSHRRESAGIQPSHQFDYSTSPKTLEELELEYKKEATELMKNRDREEDEENFKHREAVRDLRENYMNKVAMLRVSHAKQWEEFLQLEAQRHQQHTIQQIPSGFGSYKQQNFTEYDGSAVNPHYAGPNLPLESRNRFSDMETYPTRPHDNFGEFQRRGGDFTKAFNRY